One genomic window of Paenibacillus xylanilyticus includes the following:
- the mltG gene encoding endolytic transglycosylase MltG has product MKGKAIVVVLLIIVIAAGGAGAAVWNMMRPVAASADPVVFEIKSGSGTSQIADQLEQEGLIRSGLAFKGYLKWKKQGSSFMAGTYSMNPGVSYDEIISKLNSGEVVPEEMVKFTIPEGYTVLQMADKLSAEGVVDREEFIKLANDPSSFDVDIIKDIPVDEELRYVLEGYLFPETYELKKGSSTHDVMQRMLEEFQTKINTIPDLDSKLKARNLSLHELLTIASLVEREVVVDEERALVAGVIDNRIKQDMKLEIDATVQYLLDKPKARLLFKDLKVKSPYNSYLNKGLPPGPIASPSLESIEAALAPEASDYLFYVTKKDGSSGHLFAKTYKEHQQNIAKSKAAQ; this is encoded by the coding sequence TTGAAAGGGAAAGCCATAGTAGTCGTTCTGCTTATCATTGTGATTGCAGCTGGAGGAGCGGGTGCGGCGGTCTGGAACATGATGCGTCCCGTTGCGGCTTCGGCAGATCCGGTCGTATTCGAGATCAAAAGCGGATCAGGGACATCCCAAATTGCCGATCAGCTGGAACAAGAAGGACTGATTCGAAGCGGTTTAGCCTTCAAGGGATACTTGAAATGGAAGAAGCAAGGATCGAGTTTTATGGCAGGTACATATTCGATGAATCCTGGCGTGTCATACGATGAGATTATTAGCAAGCTGAACAGCGGTGAAGTGGTGCCCGAAGAAATGGTGAAATTTACGATTCCTGAAGGATATACCGTGCTGCAAATGGCGGATAAGTTGTCTGCGGAAGGTGTAGTCGATCGTGAAGAATTCATCAAGCTGGCAAACGATCCGTCTTCCTTCGATGTCGATATCATTAAGGATATTCCGGTGGATGAAGAACTTCGTTACGTCTTGGAGGGATACTTGTTCCCTGAAACCTATGAGCTCAAGAAGGGGAGCTCCACCCATGACGTCATGCAGCGAATGCTTGAAGAATTTCAGACCAAAATCAATACCATACCGGATCTGGATTCCAAACTGAAAGCCCGCAATCTCTCTTTGCATGAGCTGCTTACGATCGCTTCCCTTGTGGAGCGAGAAGTTGTGGTGGATGAGGAACGTGCTCTGGTTGCAGGCGTTATTGATAACCGGATCAAGCAGGACATGAAGCTGGAGATTGATGCAACCGTTCAGTATTTGCTGGACAAGCCCAAGGCACGATTGTTGTTCAAAGACTTGAAGGTGAAGAGTCCATACAATTCGTATCTCAACAAGGGACTGCCGCCAGGGCCAATTGCAAGCCCAAGTTTGGAATCCATTGAGGCGGCTCTGGCACCGGAAGCTTCAGACTACCTGTTCTATGTTACGAAGAAGGATGGATCATCCGGGCATCTGTTTGCCAAAACGTACAAGGAACATCAGCAAAATATAGCCAAAAGTAAGGCTGCGCAATAA
- a CDS encoding DUF1292 domain-containing protein, whose product MTEYSRKDLKWTDSLRLAFGAHVELEEENGKSQPYDLLAEFEVHGQQYAVLRSSLRPYDEVELLRVLPGSEDQIMPELVTIDDDDEWENISELYDECTLPIDED is encoded by the coding sequence ATGACGGAATATAGCCGCAAAGACCTGAAATGGACAGATTCACTGCGTCTGGCATTCGGTGCTCATGTTGAGCTCGAGGAAGAGAACGGTAAATCGCAACCGTATGACTTGTTGGCTGAGTTTGAAGTGCATGGTCAACAGTACGCGGTACTCCGCAGTTCATTGCGTCCTTATGACGAGGTTGAACTTCTGCGGGTATTGCCGGGAAGCGAAGACCAGATCATGCCGGAGTTAGTTACGATTGATGATGACGATGAATGGGAGAACATCTCGGAATTGTACGATGAGTGTACCCTCCCTATTGATGAAGATTAA
- a CDS encoding DUF1292 domain-containing protein — MAEDRLGMEEESEIIYIADDEGNEEEFEVIMKFEVDGSEAKYMMVAPVEPEDGETDVYAFRYEEDGDDIKLFVIQDDAEWDIVEETFNTFLAEDEEEAN, encoded by the coding sequence ATGGCTGAAGATCGACTGGGTATGGAAGAAGAATCGGAGATTATTTACATCGCGGATGACGAGGGCAATGAAGAAGAATTCGAAGTCATCATGAAGTTTGAAGTGGATGGGTCGGAGGCCAAGTATATGATGGTTGCTCCGGTTGAACCTGAAGATGGCGAAACGGATGTATATGCATTCCGTTACGAAGAAGATGGCGACGATATTAAACTTTTCGTCATCCAAGATGATGCCGAATGGGATATTGTCGAGGAGACGTTTAATACATTTTTAGCTGAAGATGAAGAGGAAGCGAACTAA
- the ruvX gene encoding Holliday junction resolvase RuvX, translated as MKILGLDYGDRRIGVAVSDAFGWTAQGLEVLERRRDEGEFGRIAELVREHEISEIVVGLPKNMNGTVGPRGEICIAFAERLRGELNLPVHLWDERLTTMAAERTLLEADVSRKKRKQVVDKMAASLILQNYLDANSKR; from the coding sequence ATGAAAATATTAGGTTTGGACTATGGGGACCGGAGAATCGGAGTTGCCGTTAGTGACGCCTTCGGTTGGACTGCCCAGGGATTAGAAGTGCTTGAACGCCGCCGGGATGAAGGTGAGTTCGGTCGTATTGCTGAACTTGTGCGTGAGCACGAAATCAGCGAGATCGTTGTCGGGCTCCCCAAAAACATGAACGGCACCGTAGGGCCGCGGGGTGAAATTTGCATTGCTTTTGCCGAACGCCTGCGGGGCGAACTGAATTTACCTGTTCACCTTTGGGATGAACGGCTGACAACCATGGCAGCAGAACGAACGCTGCTTGAAGCGGATGTCAGTCGGAAAAAACGCAAGCAGGTTGTGGACAAAATGGCCGCAAGCTTGATTTTGCAAAATTATTTGGATGCGAACAGTAAAAGGTGA